The proteins below come from a single Vanessa atalanta chromosome 21, ilVanAtal1.2, whole genome shotgun sequence genomic window:
- the LOC125072466 gene encoding mucin-2-like isoform X7: MHIATLIALVQLSLATAVSDVGTLTAAELNLELAGDGLSPFFEDSSGETGVNFVRGSRAADSPLSPDIDVQCSADYIQVTVEFSDIYDGIIYSKGFLNDPKCKYVSSGGSQSRYSFRVPLNGCGSRPLCNACGTIDNVLVFQGDELVQGSYDFARKVSCAGTALEVSTGVKKEQSHVLKLKPFMVDMLDVVAVQGPAGGVECWMDIQKGVFPQTTPLENSIKIGEYLTILIYLKDIRNQFNLKIHDCWAYDNEDYDSSKTNKIQLTDKDGCPKKKKFIDSWQKSTNTGKSGATLIAYSKISAFRFPETDQVYLTCNVELCTSNCDASCNGIIKEITTVIPDTKCYPGSTDPLCSRPTTTAQPNCFSGNNDPRCPKLITPPPPNCFPGNNDPRCPKPTTTAPPRCFPGSNDPRCPKPTIATPNCYPGNTDPRCPRPTTPEAPRCFPGSTDPRCPKPTSPAPPRCFPGSTDPRCPSPSTTLPPKPLCYPGSPDPTCPQTPKPTSLTPPTYLPPSTEIPKCYPGSTDARCPKPTTPASPNCFPGNSDPRCPKPTTPAPPNCYPGNTDPRCPRPTTPEAPRCFPGSTDSRCPKPTTQVPPKCFPGSSDPRCPKPTKQAPPNCFPGNTDPRCPKPTTPEAPRCFPGSTDTRCPKPTTPAPPNCYPGNTDSRCPRPSTPEAPKCFPGNTDPRCPKPTTPEAPRCYPGSTDTRCPKPTTPAPPRCFPGSSDPRCPKPTTPTPPNCYPGNTDPRCPQPTTPEAPRCFPGSTDARCPQPTTPEAPRCFPGSTDARCPKPTTPAAPRCYPGSTDPRCPKPTTPSPTKTVCYPGSPDPKCPQPPRPTTLTPPTYLPPSTEIPNCYPGNTDPRCPKPTTPEAPRCFPGSTDTRCPQPTTPSPPRCFPGSSDPRCPKPTTPAPPNCYPGNTDPRCPKPTTPEAPRCFPGSTDTRCPKPTTPAPPRCFPGSSDPRCPKPTTPAPPNCYPGNSDPRCPKPTTPAAPRCYPGSTDPRCPKPTTPSPTKPVCYPGSPDPKCPQPPRPTTLTPPTYLPPSTEIPKCYPGSTDARCPKPTTPAPPRCFPGSSDPRCPKPTTPAPPNCYPGNTDSRCPKPTTPEAPRCFPGSTDARCPQPTTPAPPRCFPGSTDPRCPKPTTPAPPNCYPGNTDPRCPKPTTPAPPNCYPGNTDTRCPKPTTPEAPRCFPGSTDARCPKPTTPAPPRCFPGSSDPRCPKPTTPAPPNCYPGNTDPRCPKPTTPTAPRCYPGSTDPRCPKPTTPSPTKPVCYPGSPDPKCPQPPRPTTLTPPTYLPPSTEIPKCYPGSTDARCPKPTTPAPPRCFPGSNDPRCPKPTTPEAPRCFPGSSDPRCPKPTTPAPPNCYPGNTDPRCPKPTTPEAPRCFPGSTDARCPKPTTPAPPRCFPGSSDPRCPKPTTPAPPNCYPGNTDPRCPKPTTPEAPRCFPGSTDARCPKPTTPAPPRCFPGSSDPRCPKPTTPAPPNCYPGNTDPRCPKPTTPEAPRCFPGSTDARCPKPTTPAPPRCFPGSSDPRCPKPTTPAPPNCYPGNTDPRCPKPTTPEAPRCFPGSTDARCPKPTTPAPPRCFPGSNDPRCPKPTTPEAPRCFPGSSDPRCPKPTTPAPPNCYPGNTDPRCPKPTTPEAPRCFPGSTDARCPKPTTPAPPRCFPGSSDPRCPKPTTPAPPNCYPGNTDPRCPKPTTPEAPRCFPGSTDARCPQPTTPAPPRCFPGSSDPRCPKPTTPAPPNCYPGNTDPRCPKPTTPAAPRCYPGSTDPRCPKPTTPPPTKPVCYPGSPDPKCPQPPRPTTLTPPTYLPPSTEIPKCYPGSTDARCPKPTTPAPPRCFPGSSDPRCPKPTTPAPPNCYPGNTDSRCPKPTTPEAPRCFPGSTDARCPKPTTPAPPRCFPGSNDPRCPRPTTPEPPRCFPGSSDPRCPKPTTPAPPNCYPGNTDPRCPKPTTPEAPRCFPGSTDARCPKPTTPAPPRCFPGSSDPRCPKPTTPAPPNCYPGNTDPRCPKPTTPEAPRCFPGSTDARCPKPTTPAPPRCFPGSNDPRCPKPTTPEAPRCFPGSSDPRCPKPTTPAPPNCYPGNTDPRCPKPTTPEAPRCFPGSTDARCPQPTTPAPPRCFPGSSDPRCPKPTTPASPNCYPGNTDPRCPKPTTPAAPSCYPGSTDPRCPKPTTPSPTKPVCYPGSPDPKCPQPPRPTTLTPPTYLPPSTEIPKCYPGSTDARCPQPTTPSPPKCFPGSDDPRCPKPTTPQAPRCYPGSSDPRCPKPTTPEAPRCYPGSSDPRCPKPTTPEAPRCYPGSSDPRCPKPTTPEAPRCFPGSTDARCPKPTTPAPPRCYPGSSDPRCPKPTTPEAPRCYPGSTDPRCPQPTKKPSTPSSCYPGSKDPKCPQPFAPSSTNPPSTYLPPFPLENEVKSPRVNRLAIKSFDYYDSQAEIDNFDSSRTKPKTRNVRDVSNSLYDEFPISLEYSAIVGSVMFVILSLGVTLFIYKNKASLKRKENVAITNTHPC, translated from the exons ATGCACATAGCGACACTGATTGCACTCGTGCAG CTGTCGCTCGCTACAGCTGTTTCAGATGTCGGAACGCTCACCGCAGCCGAGCTGAACCTTGAGCTGGCTGGAGATGGTTTATCACCATTTTTCGAAGATTCAAGTGGTGAAACCGGAGTCAATTTCGTGAGGGGTTCAAGAGCTGCAGATTCACCGCTGTCACCAGATATTGACGTACAATGTTCAGCAGATTATATTCAAGTCACGGTTGAATTCTCTGACATATACGATGGAATAATTTACAGCAAGGGCTTCCTGAATGATCCCAAATGCAA ATACGTATCTTCCGGAGGCAGCCAATCTCGGTACTCTTTCCGAGTGCCATTGAATGGCTGTGGAAGCCGACCACTTTGCAATGCTTGCGGCACCATCGACAACGTCCTCGTGTTCCAAGGAGACGAATTAGTGCAAGGATCTTATGATTTCGCTAGAAAG GTATCATGTGCTGGAACTGCTCTAGAAGTTTCGACTGGTGTCAAAAAGGAACAATCACATGTTCTAAAGCTAAAGCCTTTTATGGTTGACATGCTCGATGTAGTGGCAGTACAAGGACCGGCCGGTGGTGTAGAATGCTGGATGGATATTCAGAAAGGAGTTTTCCCTCaa acaaCTCCGTTGGAAAATTCGATTAAAATCGGCGAATATCTCACCATccttatttatttgaaagatatcagaaatcaatttaatcttaaaattcaCGATTGTTGGGCTTATGATAATGAAGATTATGATAGTTCGAAGAcgaataaaattcaattgacTGACAAAGATGGTTGCCCCAA gaAAAAGAAATTCATCGACTCATGGCAAAAATCTACAAATACTGGAAAATCTGGTGCAACATTGATTGCTTACAGCAAAATAAGTGCTTTCCGTTTTCCGGAAACTGATCAAGTCTATCTGACTTGTAATGTTGAG ctATGCACAAGCAACTGTGATGCAAGCTGTAATGGAATTATAAAGGAAATAACAACTGTTATACCAGACACGAAATGTTATCCCGGATCTACTGATCCTCTTTGTTCAAGACCAACAACTACTGCACAGCCAAACTGTTTCTCTGGCAACAATGACCCACGTTGCCCTAAGCTGATAACACCTCCACCACCTAACTGCTTCCCAGGCAACAATGACCCACGTTGCCCAAAACCAACAACAACTGCTCCTCCAAGATGCTTCCCTGGCAGCAACGATCCCCGTTGTCCTAAACCAACTATAGCTACACCTAATTGTTACCCCGGTAATACAGATCCTCGTTGCCCAAGGCCTACTACACCTGAGGCACCAAGGTGCTTCCCTGGCAGTACAGACCCGCGTTGCCCGAAACCAACATCGCCTGCACCACCCAGATGCTTCCCAGGAAGTACTGATCCACGTTGCCCAAGTCCTTCAACTACTTTACCTCCAAAACCATTATGTTATCCTGGATCACCAGATCCAACATGCCCACAAACCCCTAAGCCAACATCTCTCACACCACCTACTTATTTACCTCCATCCACGGAAATACCGAAATGCTATCCGGGCTCGACAGACGCTCGTTGTCCAAAACCCACAACTCCCGCTTCCCCAAATTGCTTCCCTGGTAACAGTGATCCCCGATGTCCGAAGCCAACAACACCAGCACCACCTAACTGCTACCCTGGAAATACTGACCCACGTTGCCCAAGGCCTACGACACCTGAGGCACCGAGATGTTTTCCTGGTAGCACAGATTCACGATGTCCTAAGCCGACAACTCAAGTTCCACCAAAATGCTTCCCTGGCAGTAGTGATCCCCGTTGTCCCAAACCAACTAAACAAGCACCACCGAACTGCTTCCCAGGCAACACAGATCCACGTTGCCCTAAACCCACAACACCTGAAGCACCGAGATGTTTTCCTGGAAGTACAGACACTCGTTGTCCTAAACCAACAACTCCTGCACCTCCGAACTGCTACCCCGGTAATACAGACTCACGTTGCCCAAGGCCTTCAACGCCTGAGGCACCAAAGTGTTTCCCTG GAAACACAGATCCACGTTGCCCTAAACCTACAACACCTGAAGCACCGAGATGTTACCCTGGAAGTACAGACACTCGTTGTCCTAAACCAACAACTCCTGCTCCTCCGAGGTGTTTCCCTGGCAGCAGCGATCCTCGTTGCCCTAAACCAACTACACCTACACCTCCGAACTGCTACCCCGGTAATACAGACCCACGATGCCCACAGCCTACAACGCCCGAGGCCCCAAGGTGTTTCCCTGGTAGCACAGATGCACGTTGCCCTCAACCCACTACGCCTGAGGCGCCCAGATGTTTCCCTGGTAGTACAGATGCTCGCTGCCCCAAACCTACAACACCTGCTGCACCGAGGTGCTATCCTGGCAGTACTGATCCGCGTTGTCCAAAACCTACAACTCCTTCACCTACCAAAACAGTCTGTTATCCTGGGTCACCCGACCCGAAGTGCCCACAGCCTCCTAGGCCTACAACTCTAACACCACCTACTTACTTGCCCCCATCCACAGAAATACCTAA CTGCTATCCTGGAAACACAGATCCACGTTGCCCTAAGCCCACAACACCTGAAGCACCGAGATGTTTCCCCGGAAGTACAGACACTCGTTGTCCTCAACCAACAACTCCATCACCTCCAAGATGCTTCCCTGGTAGCAGCGATCCTAGGTGCCCCAAGCCAACAACACCTGCACCACCTAACTGCTATCCTGGAAACACAGATCCCCGTTGCCCTAAGCCCACAACACCTGAAGCACCGAGATGTTTCCCTGGAAGTACAGACACTCGTTGTCCTAAACCAACGACTCCAGCACCTCCAAGATGCTTCCCTGGGAGCAGCGATCCTAGATGCCCTAAGCCAACAACACCTGCACCACCTAACTGCTATCCTGGAAACTCAGATCCACGCTGCCCCAAACCTACAACACCTGCTGCACCAAGGTGCTATCCTGGTAGTACTGATCCGCGTTGTCCAAAACCTACAACGCCTTCACCTACCAAACCAGTCTGTTATCCTGGGTCACCCGACCCAAAGTGCCCACAGCCTCCTAGGCCTACTACTCTAACACCACCTACTTACTTGCCCCCATCCACAGAAATACCTAAATGCTATCCGGGCTCGACAGACGCTCGTTGTCCTAAACCAACAACTCCTGCTCCTCCGAGATGTTTCCCCGGTAGCAGTGATCCTCGATGCCCTAAGCCTACAACACCAGCACCACCTAACTGCTACCCAGGAAATACTGATTCACGCTGCCCTAAGCCTACAACACCTGAAGCACCGAGATGTTTCCCTGGAAGCACAGACGCTCGTTGTCCTCAACCAACAACTCCAGCACCTCCAAGATGCTTCCCTGGTAGCACCGATCCTAG ATGCCCTAAGCCAACAACACCTGC ACCACCTAACTGCTATCCTGGAAACACAGATCCCCGTTGCCCT AAGCCAACAACACCTGCACCACCTAACTGCTATCCTGGAAACACAGATACACGTTGTCCTAAGCCCACCACACCTGAAGCACCGAGATGTTTCCCTGGAAGTACAGACGCTCGTTGTCCTAAACCAACGACTCCAGCACCTCCAAGATGCTTCCCTGGGAGCAGCGATCCTAGATGCCCTAAGCCAACAACACCTGCACCACCTAACTGCTATCCTGGAAACACAGATCCACGCTGCCCAAAACCTACAACACCTACTGCACCAAGGTGCTATCCTGGCAGTACTGATCCACGTTGTCCAAAACCTACAACTCCTTCACCTACCAAACCAGTCTGTTATCCTGGGTCACCCGACCCGAAGTGCCCACAGCCTCCTAGGCCTACTACTCTAACACCACCTACTTACTTGCCCCCATCCACAGAAATACCTAAATGCTATCCGGGCTCCACAGACGCTCGTTGTCCAAAACCAACAACTCCTGCACCTCCAAGATGCTTCCCTGGTAGTAATGATCCTCGCTGCCCTAAACCTACGACACCCGAAGCTCCAAGATGTTTCCCTGGTAGCAGCGATCCTCGATGCCCTAAGCCAACAACACCAGCACCACCTAACTGCTACCCAGGAAACACAGATCCACGTTGCCCTAAACCCACAACACCTGAAGCGCCAAGATGTTTCCCTGGAAGCACAGATGCTCGTTGTCCTAAACCGACAACTCCTGCACCTCCGAGATGCTTCCCTGGTAGCAGTGATCCTAGATGCCCTAAGCCAACAACACCTGCACCACCTAACTGCTATCCTGGAAACACAGATCCCCGTTGCCCTAAGCCCACAACACCTGAAGCACCGAGATGTTTCCCTGGAAGTACAGATGCTCGTTGTCCTAAACCAACAACTCCCGCACCTCCGAGATGCTTCCCTG GTAGCAGCGATCCTCGATGCCCTAAGCCAACAACACCGGCACCACCTAACTGCTATCCAGGAAACACAGATCCACGTTGCCCTAAACCCACAACACCTGAAGCTCCAAGATGTTTCCCTGGAAGCACAGATGCTCGTTGTCCTAAACCGACAACTCCTGCACCTCCGAGATGCTTCCCTGGTAGCAGTGATCCTAGATGCCCTAAGCCAACAACACCTGCACCACCTAACTGCTATCCTGGAAACACAGATCCCCGTTGCCCTAAGCCCACAACACCTGAAGCACCGAGATGTTTCCCTGGAAGTACAGATGCTCGTTGTCCTAAACCAACAACTCCCGCACCTCCGAGATGCTTCCCTGGTAGTAATGATCCTCGCTGCCCTAAACCTACGACACCTGAAGCTCCAAGATGTTTCCCTGGTAGCAGCGATCCTCGATGCCCTAAGCCAACAACACCGGCACCACCTAACTGCTATCCAGGAAACACAGATCCACGTTGCCCTAAACCCACAACACCTGAAGCTCCAAGATGTTTCCCTGGAAGCACAGACGCTCGTTGTCCTAAGCCGACAACTCCTGCACCTCCAAGATGCTTCCCTGGTAGCAGTGATCCTAGATGCCCTAAGCCAACAACACCTGCACCACCTAATTGCTATCCAGGAAACACAGATCCCCGTTGCCCTAAACCCACAACACCTGAAGCTCCGAGATGTTTCCCTGGAAGCACAGACGCTCGTTGTCCTCAACCAACGACTCCTGCACCTCCAAGATGCTTCCCTGGGAGCAGCGATCCTAGATGCCCTAAGCCAACAACACCTGCACCACCTAACTGCTATCCTGGAAACACAGATCCACGCTGCCCCAAACCTACAACACCTGCTGCACCAAGGTGCTATCCTGGCAGTACTGATCCACGTTGTCCAAAACCTACAACTCCTCCACCTACCAAACCAGTCTGTTATCCTGGGTCACCCGACCCGAAGTGCCCACAGCCTCCTAGGCCTACTACTCTAACACCACCTACTTACTTGCCCCCATCCACAGAAATACCTAAATGCTATCCGGGCTCGACAGACGCTCGTTGTCCTAAACCAACAACTCCTGCTCCTCCGAGATGTTTCCCTGGTAGCAGTGATCCTCGATGCCCTAAGCCTACAACACCAGCACCACCTAACTGCTACCCAGGAAATACTGATTCACGCTGCCCTAAGCCCACAACGCCTGAAGCACCGAGATGTTTCCCTGGAAGTACAGATGCTCGTTGTCCAAAACCAACAACTCCTGCACCTCCAAGATGCTTCCCTGGTAGTAATGATCCTCGCTGCCCTAGACCTACGACACCCGAACCTCCAAGATGTTTCCCTGGTAGCAGCGATCCTCGATGCCCTAAGCCAACAACACCAGCACCACCTAACTGCTACCCAGGAAACACAGATCCACGTTGCCCTAAACCCACAACACCTGAAGCGCCAAGATGTTTCCCTGGAAGCACAGATGCTCGTTGTCCTAAACCGACAACTCCTGCACCTCCGAGATGCTTCCCTGGTAGCAGTGATCCTAGATGCCCTAAGCCAACAACACCTGCACCACCTAACTGCTATCCTGGAAACACAGATCCCCGTTGCCCTAAGCCCACAACACCTGAAGCACCGAGATGTTTCCCTGGAAGTACAGATGCTCGTTGTCCTAAACCAACAACTCCCGCACCTCCGAGATGCTTCCCTGGTAGTAATGATCCTCGCTGCCCTAAACCTACGACACCTGAAGCTCCAAGATGTTTCCCTGGTAGCAGCGATCCTCGATGCCCTAAGCCAACAACACCAGCACCACCTAACTGCTACCCAGGGAACACAGATCCACGTTGCCCTAAACCCACAACACCTGAAGCGCCAAGATGTTTCCCTGGAAGCACAGACGCTCGTTGTCCTCAACCAACAACTCCAGCACCTCCAAGATGCTTCCCTGGTAGCAGCGATCCTAGATGCCCTAAGCCAACAACACCAGCATCACCTAACTGCTATCCTGGAAACACAGATCCACGCTGCCCCAAACCTACAACACCTGCTGCACCAAGCTGCTATCCTGGCAGTACTGATCCGCGTTGTCCAAAACCTACAACTCCTTCACCTACGAAACCAGTCTGTTATCCTGGGTCACCCGACCCAAAGTGCCCACAGCCTCCTAGGCCTACTACTCTAACACCACCTACTTACTTGCCCCCATCCACAGAAATACCTAAATGCTATCCGGGCTCGACAGATGCTCGTTGTCCTCAACCAACAACTCCTTCTCCTCCAAAATGCTTCCCCGGTAGTGATGACCCCCGCTGCCCTAAGCCTACTACACCTCAAGCTCCCAGATGTTACCCTGGCAGTAGTGACCCTCGCTGCCCTAAGCCTACTACACCTGAAGCTCCCAGATGTTACCCCGGTAGTAGTGACCCTCGCTGCCCTAAGCCTACTACACCTGAAGCTCCCAGATGTTACCCCGGTAGTAGTGATCCTCGCTGCCCTAAACCTACGACACCTGAAGCGCCGAGATGTTTCCCTGGTAGTACAGACGCTCGTTGTCCTAAACCAACAACTCCTGCTCCTCCGAGATGTTACCCCGGAAGTAGTGACCCTCGCTGCCCTAAACCCACCACACCTGAAGCTCCAAGATGCTACCCCGGTAGCACTGATCCTCGCTGTCCTCAACCAACTAAAAAGCCCTCAACACCAAGTTCATGTTATCCTGGTTCTAAAGACCCCAAATGTCCGCAACCATTCGCACCTAGTAGTACAAACCCACCTTCGACTTACTTGCCACCATTTCCTCTAGAAAATGAAGTAAAATCTCCGCGCGTGAATAGATTAGCTATAAAAAGCTTCGATTATTACGATTCACAGGCTGAAATAG ATAACTTTGATTCCTCACGAACGAAACCAAAAACAAGAAACGTTAGGGACGTAAGCAATTCCTTATACGACGAGTTTCCGATATCCTTAGAGTACTCAGCAATTGTAGGGTCTGtcatgtttgtaattttatcattaggtgtaactctttttatatataaaaacaaggcGAGCCTTAAACGAAAAGAAAATGTAGCAATTACAAATACTCATCCTTGCTAA